One region of Strigops habroptila isolate Jane chromosome 11, bStrHab1.2.pri, whole genome shotgun sequence genomic DNA includes:
- the LOC115614528 gene encoding uncharacterized protein LOC115614528, translated as MLRNGQPPPGAPGGGGATTGAGPGRACPALSHRACPPRPGAAGPAVIGASSGGRLQRWRPGTSAKSNHRGARRRNELPQGTPRWKQLERLRRELGFPQVAWPGPLTGEGPRTDTGFKVQPHQCPAQGDSHCPGPAATLVLSQARMPLAFLATLPARIQLAVNQHLQGKRWLADQNAEKGEVKTRKLVVHEFCKPGEYHEQSWSEPLGAPPGNTVISWISSASLMRA; from the exons ATGCTCCGCAACGGGCAACCGCCGCCG GGCGCCCCGGGGGGCGGAGGGGCGACGacgggagcggggccgggccgggcctgccctgccctgtcccaCCGGGCCTGTCCCCCGCGCCCCGGCGCCGCCGGCCCTGCGGTAATTGGCGCCAGCAGCGGGGGGCGGCTGCAGCGGTGGAGGCCTGGGACTTCCGCCAAGTCAAACCATCGCGGAGCTCGGCGGCGAAACGAGCTCCCGCAGGGAACACCGCGTTGGAAACAGCTCGAGCGGCTGCGGCGGGAGCTGGGTTTTCCTCAGGTAGCGTGGCCGGGCCCGCTGACAGG tgaggggcccagaactgacacaggattcaaggtgcagcctcaccagtgcccagcgcagggggacagtcactgccctggccctgctgccacactggtgctgagccaggccaggatgccattggctTTCTTGGCGACACTGCCAGCTCGTATTCAGCTGGCTGTcaaccagcacctccag GGAAAAAGATGGCTGGCAGaccaaaatgcagaaaaaggtGAAGTCAAGACAAGGAAGTTGGTGGTACATGAATTCTGCAAACCAGGTGAATACCATGAGCAGTCTTGGTCTGAGCCACTTGGAGCTCCTCCAGGGAACACAGTAATTAGCTGGATTTCTTCAGCCAGCCTGATGCGAGCTTGA